GGCGAGTATCAGCGCTCCTTGTCTTGATGGCCCATTCATCGCGATGCCGCTTGAGCAGCTTAATGGTCGCACGCAGGGGATCTTGATCGATGTAATCCTGATAATGCGGCAAAGGATCTTGGGTCGCGGCATCAAGCATCCGCTGGCTTTTGGCAACCACTAAGCTTTCCAGAGAGATTTCCTGGGCGGAAGCGACCTGCAACCAATTCGAGTAAGGAATAGGGCTGCTCGCTTTCCATCCTGTGACTCGATCCGGAACCTCAAGCTTACCCTCGCCGTTTGCTTCGCCATTTCCGTTGATCGCCCGGGCAGGTGTGACATCGATGTGGAAACCTGGATTTTCGTCTGCATAAACGATTCGAATACCACGACGTAGTTGCTTAACTTCTTCCTGAACGCGGGAGCCTTCCCTAAAACGCTGCTCAATCGCCTCTAGAACTTCCTTCGCACCAGCGCCTTGAGCGTGAGGGAGCCAGATAATCGCGTCCGCATCAATGGTGTCCAGATCCGCAGGCGCGCCGGGAATTGGCTTAATGGTCGTTTTCAGCCGCATTGAGCCCTGAACGAAAATATGAGCCTCAGCGAGCAACGGATTGTCGGAAGCCGAGAGGATTTTTTCCAGTTGGGAGTAGCGGTCATTGATTTTTTCGTACTGCGCTTCCGACAGCGAGATCTCCCGCGCGGCGCGAAGCAGAAAATATTCCCAACTGCTGCGCTTGGTCTGTTCGTTGCTCAAAAGCATTACATAGCCTCCTGGGCCACGGGACCCAATTGCAGTGTTTGCGTAAACCGATCTTGGTTTTCTTTGTCCCGATCGAAGATCAGGTATGTATGTTGATGCTGTGTTGTGAGCAACGCGCCAAACTCGATGGCCAATGCCGCAGGAATGGCGGCGAAGACGTGGATGGGGTCAGGAGTCAGAGCCTCAAGCTGACTCAGTCGTATTTGAAGTGCGTCGCGAAAAGCATGAATCACCCGACGGTTCTGTACCATCGCGTAGCTTGGTTCTGGGATCGACAGCTCTGCAATACGTGCACCGGGTAGAGCGTCGGTCACGTCGCGTACTGGAACTTGCGCAGAAATGGAGAGCACCAACGCCAGTGGGCCATCGCCGTTGGGTGGAGGCGTAAACAGAAAACTAGGCGGCTCAGCAGACTGATCGGGCCAGCGCAAAAGATGCTCGCGATGAAAAGAGAAGATCAAGCGTTTGGAACGGTCGCCGATACTCTGGCCCAACATCATCAAGGCCGGAATGTCGGCCAAGCCGACTACTGCTAGCGCGGGCGAATCGCCATAAGTGCCGCCGCGACGCTTGAGTTGCTGCTCCAGCTCATACTGGACGCTGTCTTTGACGTTCTGCCAATAGGTAGTGTCCCTGCCACGTGGTCCGGGCGCAGCGAAGGCGATTTTGATGCCTTGATCGAAGGCGGTTAATCCCTCGGCGGACATCGCAGTCAACAGATCGCGAACGGGGATATCGTTGATCGTCTGAAAGTGCTGACTCTGGACGATGAGAGGAATGGCTCTGCCACCATCGGGGGTCGTTGCGGCGAGTCGGATGCGTTCAAGGTACGCTTGGTGCAAACCGCTCAGATCATTTTCAGGGTAGCCATCTGCGTCACGATCAATTTTGTCATGACAGCCTGGGCACAGGAGCATCAGGTTAGCAGTATCGTTAGTGTGCGCCTCAGCATCATGATCCGCGCGTCCCCGAGGCCCCTTGGGACTGGCGGGTAAGATATGCGCCACTTCGCCCCATTTCATTGGCTTGCCGGCACGATAGTCGAACGTTAGATCCGTACCGCACAGTTCACAATGACCAGCGGTCTGTGTCCATACGATCCGCTTCGTCTCATCATTCGTGTTAAAGCGCCCGCTCGCGGGCTTAGCGTCTTCTTTTTCTGCCATTTCGACCGACCCCCGAAAAACATCCATGATTGAAAACGATGATGGCAAGATAAGATCATATTAGGGTCATTCGTCCCGATTTCAAGAGAGATCTGAGGGTGACGAATGCTGAGTCGCCTTTTAGCAGGATGCTTTTTTGGCTCATCGAAAGGCGGTGGTGGCGGCGTTCGTTTTCTGGCAAGTGCTGGTGGGTAATGGCACTGACCACAGCGTATGTAGGACTGATGAAAACGAGCTGCGCAGCTCAAACGAGGCTGCAAGCGCAGCCCCTTTCGTATGCGTTTTTACGCGTCAGTGCTTGCCAGGCTCAACGGACAAGTGTCGACGACGCATGAGGTGATAGGCCGCCGGGATCACAAACAGCGATAGCAAGGGTGCCGTAACCATACCGCCAATCATCGGGGCGGCAATGCGGCTCATAACCTCGCTACCGGAACCGCCTCCCAAAAGTATAGGTAACAAACCAGCGATAACCACTGCCACGGTCATAGCCTTAGGTCGAACGCGCTGGACAGCGCCTTCACAAATCGCGGCCATCAACCCGCGTTCTGTGTTGTCACCGAGGTCTTGACGCTCGGTCCATGCATTTTTCAGGTAGAGCAGCATGATCACGCCAAATTCGGCAGAAACACCGGCCAAGGCGATAAAGCCGACCCCGGTGGCAACCGACAGGTTGAATCCCAACAGATAGAGAAACCATGCCCCGCCCGTGAGAGCGAATGGCAGCGTGGCCATAATCAGCAAAGCCTCATCAAGGCGTGCAAATGTCAGGTAGAGCAACACGAAGATGATCAACAGCGTGGCAGGCACCACCAGTTTGAGTCGTGCGTTGGCCCTTTCGAGAAACTCGAACTGACCTGAGTAGCTCAGGCTCATGCCGGGCTGCAACTTGACCTGCTCACTGACGACCCGGCGTAGATCGGCGACTACGGAGGCAATGTCCCGGCCACGCACATCGATGTACACCCAGCCTGAAGGCCGTGCGTTCTCACTCTTGAGCATTGGCGGCCCGTCGTTGACCTTGATCTTCGCCACGGTGCCAAGGGTGATCTGGCTGCCTAGCGGGGTGTAGATCGGCAACTGCTCCAAAGCGCCGAGCGAATCCCGCCACTCACGAGGGTAACGTACGTTAATTGGGAAACGAGCCAACCCTTCAATCGTCTCCCCGACGTTTTCACCGCCGATTGCGCCGGCCACGATTGATTGCACATCGGCAATATTTAACCCATAGCGTGCCGCAGCTTTGCGATCGATATCCACATCAATATAGCGGCCACCGGTCAGTCGTTCGGCTAACGCTGAACTGACACCTGAGACGTCCTTGGCAACACGCTCGATGGCTTGGGTGACGGCATCGATCTCCGTCAGGTTGGTACCGGCAACCTTCACGCCAATCGGGCTTTTTATGCCGGTGGCCAGCATGTCGATACGGTTACGAATAGGCGGTATCCAGATGTTGGTTAATCCTGGGACACGCACCACTTGTTCTAGCTCCTCAACGAGCTTTTCCTGGGTCATGCCTGGGCGCCACTGTTCGCGTGGTTTGAATTGAATGGTGGTCTCGAACATTTCCAACGGTGCCGGGTCAGTCGCGGTTTCAGCGCGGCCGGCTTTTCCGAAAACATGTTCGACCTCTGGAACTGT
The genomic region above belongs to Pseudomonas azotoformans and contains:
- a CDS encoding nucleotidyltransferase domain-containing protein, which gives rise to MLLSNEQTKRSSWEYFLLRAAREISLSEAQYEKINDRYSQLEKILSASDNPLLAEAHIFVQGSMRLKTTIKPIPGAPADLDTIDADAIIWLPHAQGAGAKEVLEAIEQRFREGSRVQEEVKQLRRGIRIVYADENPGFHIDVTPARAINGNGEANGEGKLEVPDRVTGWKASSPIPYSNWLQVASAQEISLESLVVAKSQRMLDAATQDPLPHYQDYIDQDPLRATIKLLKRHRDEWAIKTRSADTRPISAVITTLATHAYLDVVKESQSKPLAPLDAILEIVRRMPQHIAHRGSDCYVCNPADNGENFAEKWNRPGEGQGYRQAFAKWHADASASVSLGLESFESNDSFAEAVKKNFGIAPAFITAVNNEIPANWTMPGRPDGTTRNSASMGSLFGGASGGGTSQSSVKPVGRLG
- a CDS encoding SAVED domain-containing protein gives rise to the protein MAEKEDAKPASGRFNTNDETKRIVWTQTAGHCELCGTDLTFDYRAGKPMKWGEVAHILPASPKGPRGRADHDAEAHTNDTANLMLLCPGCHDKIDRDADGYPENDLSGLHQAYLERIRLAATTPDGGRAIPLIVQSQHFQTINDIPVRDLLTAMSAEGLTAFDQGIKIAFAAPGPRGRDTTYWQNVKDSVQYELEQQLKRRGGTYGDSPALAVVGLADIPALMMLGQSIGDRSKRLIFSFHREHLLRWPDQSAEPPSFLFTPPPNGDGPLALVLSISAQVPVRDVTDALPGARIAELSIPEPSYAMVQNRRVIHAFRDALQIRLSQLEALTPDPIHVFAAIPAALAIEFGALLTTQHQHTYLIFDRDKENQDRFTQTLQLGPVAQEAM